ACAATTAGATATTCTCTTAATTTTTGCATTGAATCTAATTTTTCCTCATATGTAAAATCAAATGATCCATATGGACAATCAGGTTCATCGTCAATTTTCCTAACATCTTTAAAGAATGGATGCTCAATTGCTTGGTTAATTGTTATACGTTCAGCTGGATCCCAATCGAGCAATCTATCTAACAAATCAACTGCATCCATTGATGCATTTgggaaaatttttttccaatctTGTTTctcaatatttgaattagaatcAGAGCAAAGACTATTTGCATATCTCGAACTAAAAGATTTCAAAAGTGATTTAGAAGGAGAACCTAAAACTTgtagaatttgaaatatttgattcattGCATCTTTCCCCATGAATAATGGCCTTCTTTCGTAAAATTCACCTAATATACAACCGAGAGACCACATATCTATAGATTTATCATATGTTTTATGGGATAAAATCAATTCAGGTGCTCTATACCAACGTGTTGCAACATAATTTGTAATATCTTGGTGTGAAACTCttgtattaaaatatttacttGCCACACCTCTTGCTAAACCAAAGTCacatatttttaaacaGCCATTTAAAGTACATAATATATTTCCTGGTTTTAAATCTCTATGAATGACATCTGCACTAtggatatattttaatccACAAACAATTtgataaaagaaaaatttaatatggAACTCACCCAAATACACTGAAGAATGAATCACTTTTGCCAAATCATAATCGATTAATTCTTGATAACAATATAAACCTTCATAAGGTTTTTCTACTACTAAttctaaatcaattaaGTTAACAATGTTTTTATGAcctttaaaataattaataaattttaattcacGAATAGCTCtcttcaataaaatttctctaaagaaaatatttgtaatttttttcactgCAATACAATACGTATTTTCtggatttttattatctctAGCCGAACAAACAGTCCCATATGAACCTTTACCTAAGATATGAACTATTTCATATCTACTAggtaaagaaaatttattttcttcatcaattgTTCTATTTGGTTCACCAGCTAGATGATgagattttaatttcaatttttccaattgaGATTGTAATAATTGTTGTACTCGTTTGTCAGTTACTTGTTGTTGTTTAAGTTCCTTTTGACTGAGTTTAGGTACAGTTTTCGAAGGTATGAAGAGTGGTTTACGATTATTTGTGAATTCCATATTCTTTGAAGTAAAAAGCCAATtgtttctatttttttcaatatatataaagaaattgaaaataattaagtTCTAAAGCCTGtacttaaaaaataaaaggtAAGTATGAACTGGAGATAATAgttttgtatattattaaatattgacccttttttatttgaaaatcatttattatattttttttcttcgtatatttcaatttgtgTCGTTTTCCGAAAAgggaaaaacaaaaacgTTTAAACTGTAGAAtaactttaaatttataattttatttaaaaaattatttattttttaatttttttgtttcctCACTGTAAAACATTTGAAGCATAAAACTaacaaattgaaataacTTCATGCTTGTATGAACAATAATGAATTGTATTGATAAATGCTTGGATATATCACGTGATTTGTGTTTTTTTCCTCGTGCATATACGCATCATATAAAGGATTTAAGATTTTAAATAGTTGTATATATTGATTAGAAGATATAAGatagaaaataaacaaCTAGCATATACAGAGGGACTACACCAACCTATATGCACCTCTCTTTAGTATAGCAGAAATTAAAATGTTTAATCTTCAAACAATCTGTAAGAGATGTTATCAGCTTCCAAGTAAAGCTGGagctaaaaaattaataaaagtttATCCACCTTTAACACCAAAACATGCATCATTTTCCAAGATTATGCAGAAATTATCAGAAAAACATTTGAATACAAAATTAGATACAACTGAAGAAAAGAGGAAGTTAGTTCAAAACTTAAGAGCGGGGGATGTTGTACGTATAACAGCAAATAACtcatataataattttgttgGGTATGTTTTAGGcgttaaaagaaatttcatGAAAGAAGATACAATGGTTGTCTTAAGAAATCAAATCGGTAAGAATTATGTTAATGTACGACTACCTATATTTAGTCCAAATATTGAAAGGATTGATGTTattcaaaaacaaaaattgaaattgaagaacGGTAGACAGCCAAGAAAGCATAATTTCATTCAAGGAACAAAGATAGATACTGGTTCAAttgaaagaagaaaatgaagagTAAAATGTAGACGGCAActgtaaataaattatacataGCATAATGTAATCTAACACAATAAATATTCCAcgaataaaataaatacagcgtttttattatcttattaccattatttaAGCGAACTTAAGCAAAATACATGTACagttattttatatatatatatgaagtACAAGCGTGCAATTGAAATCAACAGAAATCTATTTAGTTAAACGTACATATCATACAGGAAAGGATAAAAGTGATAAATAAAAGTCCCTCCTTTAGAAACCATagtagttttttttttattttttttaatgaaaattcgTGAATATAGGAAATGAAGTTTCGTTACAAGAGAGGAAATAATCACGGTAGACAAGTAATAGTCACATTGGACAATTAACTGTCACGTTAGAGAAGGAATAGgcaataaatatatctatttGTACTTGTAAATCTTCGAACTCATACGGTCCTCGGTAGGAACATATACTGGAGAAGCAACTCCTTCCTTCTCTCTCTCTGATTTTTCTTCAGCTTCTTTCAACACTTCTTCCCAACGTCTTTGTTCCATTGCCTTATGTTTATTTGgatgtaatttttcttcatacATACTCAAACCAAGACCACctaataataaaccaaTTGTGACGAACTGAGCGTACATTCTTGCTTGAACAATCTTTTGAGCCTTAGTCATGATCTTGTCTCTGTTAATGACTACCCACGAAGCCCATAACGAACCTGCCCATAACCCTGTAATGATCTTATATTGGTGTTTACTCAAAGTATCTAATATATTGACCATAGCCGAGTTTTGCCCCTTAACTTCATTCTTGACCTCATTAATTCTTTCTAATTGTTTACCACTATATTTTTCCTCATCAAATCTGTTGGAGGCTTCTTCTGCGCAGATAGCCATCAAAGCAGTTGGTGGCATAATAAATATAGCTGTCTTTAACGACCAAGGCATCTTCTTAGGGTTAAACCATGGGTAACGACGAGGCATTAATCTGAACAGAAGCCCAGAGATGACCAAACCTCCCACACAACCCTGCAAACCACCGATCAACGTCTGACGCTTATTCTCCTCGATTTCTTCAGATGTTAGAAGtttcattttattcttttttccctttttaataaacagtGTAAAGTCGGTATAATGTtgtttaaaacaaatataaataaactaCCAGCACTTTAGGTCTGGAACAGAGAGTACAAACACTTTAAAAGCAAACTTATATAGTGCCTTTTATGTAATCTAGCAAGTAACCAAAAGAACTATTATATGATATGATTAATAAGACACTCTagataattaataatctcGTACTGAAAACCTATACGGATATCCAACACAGGTAAGCATAATCAACGaatgatgaaataaaatggGTTGGTTAAAAACTAACG
This genomic stretch from Henningerozyma blattae CBS 6284 chromosome 1, complete genome harbors:
- the SMK1 gene encoding mitogen-activated protein kinase SMK1 (similar to Saccharomyces cerevisiae SMK1 (YPR054W); ancestral locus Anc_3.338), producing MEFTNNRKPLFIPSKTVPKLSQKELKQQQVTDKRVQQLLQSQLEKLKLKSHHLAGEPNRTIDEENKFSLPSRYEIVHILGKGSYGTVCSARDNKNPENTYCIAVKKITNIFFREILLKRAIRELKFINYFKGHKNIVNLIDLELVVEKPYEGLYCYQELIDYDLAKVIHSSVYLGEFHIKFFFYQIVCGLKYIHSADVIHRDLKPGNILCTLNGCLKICDFGLARGVASKYFNTRVSHQDITNYVATRWYRAPELILSHKTYDKSIDMWSLGCILGEFYERRPLFMGKDAMNQIFQILQVLGSPSKSLLKSFSSRYANSLCSDSNSNIEKQDWKKIFPNASMDAVDLLDRLLDWDPAERITINQAIEHPFFKDVRKIDDEPDCPYGSFDFTYEEKLDSMQKLREYLIVEVDNFKRERVILDNPTQNRLNNPQLIQNSYYK
- the IMG1 gene encoding mitochondrial 54S ribosomal protein bL19m IMG1 (similar to Saccharomyces cerevisiae IMG1 (YCR046C); ancestral locus Anc_6.315) → MFNLQTICKRCYQLPSKAGAKKLIKVYPPLTPKHASFSKIMQKLSEKHLNTKLDTTEEKRKLVQNLRAGDVVRITANNSYNNFVGYVLGVKRNFMKEDTMVVLRNQIGKNYVNVRLPIFSPNIERIDVIQKQKLKLKNGRQPRKHNFIQGTKIDTGSIERRK
- the RCF2 gene encoding Rcf2p (similar to Saccharomyces cerevisiae YNR018W; ancestral locus Anc_6.314), giving the protein MKLLTSEEIEENKRQTLIGGLQGCVGGLVISGLLFRLMPRRYPWFNPKKMPWSLKTAIFIMPPTALMAICAEEASNRFDEEKYSGKQLERINEVKNEVKGQNSAMVNILDTLSKHQYKIITGLWAGSLWASWVVINRDKIMTKAQKIVQARMYAQFVTIGLLLGGLGLSMYEEKLHPNKHKAMEQRRWEEVLKEAEEKSEREKEGVASPVYVPTEDRMSSKIYKYK